CTAAACATGCATGTCATCTAAAATTTAGTAAAACtctaaaatattcaattttgtatatGGTGAAAAAAATTCCTAACATCATCAACTTTGGTCCATTCCGTTAGTGAAACAAACGACAGGGATCAAAGTTGATGACGGAAAAAAATGTAGGACTTTTTTCATCGTAAAAAAATGTAGGGAATATTCTTGACTATAGGGCAAAATGtagagactaaaaacatatttaatccttTAATTAATGTAAGGTTTTTCTAATACTTAAAAAGAGAGACAGCTGTTAATATCTACATTTTTTTAAGCCAACAATTAGCAAAACAAGCCAAGGCAATGCCACCAAAGTATCTCAAGCCATTTAGCCAACTATTTCATCCTACtagtatttattttcttttcttttggtgAATTTCCTACTGGTATTCTAGTTCTAGTAACCATAACCAATGATGAAAATATATGCttttccaaaaacaaaaagatgaaATATGTTCTCACtttaaaaaaaggaagaaaaaaacttCTATGCAAGTCAAATGATGGCTGTATTCTTGCATAATTCCACTCAAACTCTAATCCTGTACAAAATATTCCGCATGAAATCAAAATTTGTCTAACACTGACTGCATATACATGACAAAGATATCAACTGATACATATCTGGCTTGAAATGTAAAAACTTTTGTTGTgatcctatatataatatatactataatatatctatctcacaatgtaaaactattgtactttcttttcttccacCTCTACAACCTATGTGATATTGCAAAAAGCCATGGGGGCATTATTTAAGATTTGCTTTGAGCTCTTCAGAGTTTAGAACTTTACACTGTTGTTTGTTTGGTACATGCTCAGCTTTCAGGTGCTCTGGCTTTCTTCAATTAGAAATTCATACGTCTAAAGTCCAATCACTCCTCTGGCTGATATATAGTGTATGTTGAATCGGTCTCAGTCTTTGTAACCTGCACATTAATCCAAATATTCTTGGTAAGTTAATGTGAACCTACAAAGATGTGATGAATAACTTCTATCTTACCATGTACAGCCCTCTCATGTTACTGGTGATTATGAATTGAAGTAGTGATGCCTAAATTGCAGttatgaaaatatttgataacGTTCGTATTAGGTTCAGAAAAATGTGATATAGTTTGGCTTAAAATTGCATTCATTACATTGATCAACTCATCCAAGAACCCGTTTGGACGGATTTTCCAGAAGTacttgagagaaaaaaaatatcacaagaATCTCACAAAAGCTGATCTTTTGAAACAATAGCGCTTTCATATATGTCGAAATTAACTTTATGCATCTCAATTTTTTGAGAAGCTCTCTCATGTAAATTTTCCATTAGCATCTAGAAACTTATAATGAATTGTTTCACAAGTGAAGAACCATAACTTAACTAAGAAGCTCCTATGAGTTAGtataaactaattcaaattGGCCTAAATAAAATTGCTGACACTAGTAACACTATATATCTGGCCTAATGGCAAGGGAAAACATATCTTCATAAACATGTAATGTAATCACCAGacaagtaaaaatgaaaatgatattATGGTAATACTTGAAAGAATATTCTAATCAGAACAATTGATAACGCACACTCATGAAGTTTAATTTGAGTCTTGCTAACAAATGTTAAACAATCAAAAGatagaaagtattaaatgaaaagtaCAGCCTCTGTTACATTGGCAGCTTAAAATGTTTTACTTTTCATTAACTACTTTCAATTTTCaatccttaacaagtgcccAAAAACAATCGtaagcattttccttattttatttatactgAGTTTCCTTTCCAATTCGATGTATTTTTCATTTTGAGTATCAACAATACGTGATTTTATGATGCAGATCATTACTAAAGACAGTTATAAGTAACTCACTGAGCCTTTTTAGCATTGTTAAATGATTTTCATATAATCTTATTCCTCATATATCAAATAAAACACTTTAGTCATTATACCAACCTCAGCTGGACGAGAAAGGCTGGCAGGAAGCATAGGAATGAGCGATGTCCAGAGAGCAGGATCTACCAATGGATCAACAGTGTTGTACGTTGTCAAAAGCGGCGCAGATAAGAATGGTGTCAATGGGTAAACATTTCTTTGAAGAGACAACGCTCCACTCATTCCCATTGCAATGTCAAGTCGATCATTGCCACCATCATGATTTGAGGGTTTCTCTACTGCCTTTCCACGATCCAACTCATTgactatatttttgttttcattctcATCATTATCAGTGCTACTTTCCTGTCTTTTTGCCGCTTTCTCTTGCATGCTCTTGTAAGCAGCAGACTGTGACAATATACTTAAGGCAGACATTGAAGaacttttatgttttttctcaTTGTGGAGCCGTCCTAACTCTGGCAACTTGTATGGTTCTGTCGGTTGGACTTTCTGTTCCAATGTTTTCAGTTCACTGTAAATATCTCCTCCTGCAAAACCATGTTTCTTTTCTTCTGATAATCTTGTTCCAGCATCAGGTTGTCGATTCTTATTAGATCCCCACCATTTTATGTGATTTGTTAAATCAACCTTTCTTTCTATACAGAAACCACTAACATATTCACTTTCCGCAGCTGAATCATCCCCTGTACCTTCAATATTTGTAAAAAGGTCAGATGATGGTGATCTTGCTGGTAAAACAGTTGGAATCAATTGAATAATGTAACATTTTTTCAACAGCAAAAGGTGGGCCACAAATGAATGTCGTTCATATAACTCCACTCAATCGAAGAATAGATTGGACTTAAAATTTGATTACCACGTACCATAATGCATACTACTGAAGTAATCTGATCCAGTCAATCGACCATATGGCTCCCATCGTCTAATTTTTTATACCAGCACATGCAAAATGAAATTCACAATTCAAGTTAGCATCAAATCTATACCAAAATCTATAATTGGGATGACAGCTACACCAGATCAGGAAGAACTATAGTTCACAGCAAAGACGAGAAAGACAAAGTCAGCTTGGTCAACGAAAAATTAGATCGAAACACATATGACATACCCACACAGACTTGCCTGTGAATATAGAtcaaaaagaatttaattgacAGACAATTTCTGTTAAAACAATTTGATGGATGCACACCTGGAGAGTCCACGATATTTTGCTAGTCCTCTTGAAAAACCACTGCTCTTCCTGCATCAAGCAAAATATCATGTAAGCAGCAGTAGATtacatattaatatttttgtgaGAGGTATACACACACATACCGTCGCAAAGATGCAAGGTATTCTTCTCTCGAAACGTTCTGCATTTCTTCAAGATCTCTTGTATAATCAGTCACCTGCAGTTCACAAATCAAACTTGCTATAAAAATTACTCTATTTACCAGAAGCGGTTAGATATCACCCTTTTCCTATCAAAGAGAGCAGCGGATTTATAGTGTCAAATGTTAAAATCTAGTTACTAACAACACATTTTCATCTTATCCAAATGACATGTTTGGAAAGAAGGCAtgataatcatatatactaacaTAGATACAAAATTGGAGGTAACTTAACAGTAATCGCCAACTCCCAGATCCACCAGAAAATAACTGAGTAAAAGACATTCTAGCCATTTCAACAAGAACATGTTTTGATACAAAAAACAAAGCAGGAAATGAGTAGCCACCATTTTCATCAAGCAATAGGAGAACACAAATCACAAAACCAGATGGAATTTCTGAAATAAGGCAACTAATTCAAACTATCTccaaattaagtaaaaaaaaaacaaaacatataagtAACAATCTTACTGGGAAATTAATAAGAGTGCCAGGACCCCAATATTTGAGAGCAGCAAGATCATACGCTCTAGCCGCTGCTTCCTCATCATCATATGCCCCTATCAAAAACATCATCAAATCACCAATCAGCaaaaaatccaataaaaaaagaacaataaaaaGAACAAGGGAGCATCACCTCAAAAACTCACCCAAGTAAACTGCCATCAGCCCATCACCACAAAAAACACGAATTTTCGTCAAATCAATCCATGCACATcacaaaaacataaacataagcAATTCCATCATCAAACAAAACCTTAAAAATGACTTAAGTTCAAAAACTCAAACCTTGCTTTCCTTTCTTATTCTGATTCTGGTTCCATGTACTTTTATCCCATAGATGCGCTTCATATCGACCAGTCCATCTATGCCTAATAC
This genomic interval from Trifolium pratense cultivar HEN17-A07 linkage group LG6, ARS_RC_1.1, whole genome shotgun sequence contains the following:
- the LOC123888322 gene encoding AP2-like ethylene-responsive transcription factor At2g41710 isoform X1, whose product is MASSSSDHGKSAENSEALAVANDQLLLYRGLKKAKKERGCTAKERISKMPPCAAGKRSSIYRGVTRHRWTGRYEAHLWDKSTWNQNQNKKGKQVYLGAYDDEEAAARAYDLAALKYWGPGTLINFPVTDYTRDLEEMQNVSREEYLASLRRKSSGFSRGLAKYRGLSRRWEPYGRLTGSDYFSSMHYGTGDDSAAESEYVSGFCIERKVDLTNHIKWWGSNKNRQPDAGTRLSEEKKHGFAGGDIYSELKTLEQKVQPTEPYKLPELGRLHNEKKHKSSSMSALSILSQSAAYKSMQEKAAKRQESSTDNDENENKNIVNELDRGKAVEKPSNHDGGNDRLDIAMGMSGALSLQRNVYPLTPFLSAPLLTTYNTVDPLVDPALWTSLIPMLPASLSRPAEVTKTETDSTYTIYQPEE
- the LOC123888322 gene encoding AP2-like ethylene-responsive transcription factor At2g41710 isoform X2, which codes for MASSSSDHGKSAENSEALAVANDQLLLYRGLKKAKKERGCTAKERISKMPPCAAGKRSSIYRGVTRHRWTGRYEAHLWDKSTWNQNQNKKGKQVYLGAYDDEEAAARAYDLAALKYWGPGTLINFPVTDYTRDLEEMQNVSREEYLASLRRKSSGFSRGLAKYRGLSRRWEPYGRLTGSDYFSSMHYGDDSAAESEYVSGFCIERKVDLTNHIKWWGSNKNRQPDAGTRLSEEKKHGFAGGDIYSELKTLEQKVQPTEPYKLPELGRLHNEKKHKSSSMSALSILSQSAAYKSMQEKAAKRQESSTDNDENENKNIVNELDRGKAVEKPSNHDGGNDRLDIAMGMSGALSLQRNVYPLTPFLSAPLLTTYNTVDPLVDPALWTSLIPMLPASLSRPAEVTKTETDSTYTIYQPEE